Proteins from one Staphylococcus saprophyticus subsp. saprophyticus ATCC 15305 = NCTC 7292 genomic window:
- a CDS encoding response regulator — protein sequence MSNEILIVDDEDRIRRLLKLYLERESFEIHEANDGNEAYRMAMEHDYACILLDLMLPEMDGITVASKLREHKETPIIMLTAKGEETNRVEGFESGADDYIVKPFSPREVVLRVKALLRRTQVATAEQSEPHARDLIEFDHLVIDNDAHRVLADGSQVNLTPKEYELLIFLAKTPNKVFDREQLLKEVWHYEFYGDLRTVDTHVKRLREKLNRVSEDAAHMIQTVWGVGYKFEIKSNNESTQ from the coding sequence ATGTCAAACGAAATACTAATTGTAGACGATGAAGATCGTATTAGAAGATTATTGAAACTATATCTCGAAAGAGAATCTTTTGAAATACATGAAGCAAATGATGGAAATGAAGCATATAGAATGGCAATGGAACATGACTATGCTTGCATTTTATTAGATTTGATGCTACCTGAAATGGATGGCATTACCGTTGCGTCTAAATTAAGAGAGCATAAGGAAACACCCATTATCATGTTAACTGCTAAAGGTGAGGAAACAAATCGTGTAGAAGGATTTGAATCTGGTGCGGATGACTACATCGTAAAACCATTCTCTCCAAGAGAAGTGGTCCTACGTGTTAAAGCATTATTAAGACGTACACAAGTGGCAACTGCCGAACAAAGCGAACCACATGCACGTGATTTAATAGAATTTGATCACTTAGTGATTGATAACGATGCACACAGAGTGTTGGCAGATGGTAGTCAAGTGAATTTAACACCTAAAGAATATGAATTATTGATCTTCCTAGCAAAAACACCTAATAAAGTATTTGATAGAGAACAATTACTAAAAGAAGTATGGCATTATGAGTTCTATGGTGACTTGCGAACTGTAGATACTCACGTTAAACGTTTAAGAGAGAAATTAAATCGTGTATCAGAGGACGCTGCACATATGATACAAACTGTATGGGGTGTTGGTTATAAATTTGAAATCAAATCAAATAATGAATCAACTCAATAG